A single genomic interval of Vulpes vulpes isolate BD-2025 chromosome 3, VulVul3, whole genome shotgun sequence harbors:
- the LOC140598060 gene encoding uncharacterized protein, which translates to MRSRGRPRAGAADFRAEPGPSTPAGSPTWDSTPGPGRRPGPTAAAQPLSHPGAQINETFKHEIRERGSGPTGGEGPSSGAAGEARGRPESPSAAQGPPDPARVPPAAHTAGGGAVPRQRLRPRPHSHARPHARPHARPHAAGASHGRRLSVTSRARGAGSPSPRTPAPHARPANQRRPCASGRATVVPAAGPPRPTPTAGPARGGRRWGPRAASGAPPVVRAGARLPSPAPPFASPAGETVPGEAPAANGGRGGGGAASTRVSAAPPAGVAVSGAVGAGGVGAPGRGRRGGEGRGGAGRGGRAGPGGRARPCLPPPVAGTCLRAPRRPGAHPLPCSCSVRRARPPATRLESCEVAARVAGDCAPKPSSYCWKLRG; encoded by the exons ATGAGGTCCAGGGGGAgacccagggctggggcagccgACTTCAGGGCCGAGCCCGGGCCCAGCACCCCTGCAG ggagcccgacgtgggactcgaccccaggaccggGACGACGCCCCGGGCCCACGGCGgccgctcagccactgagccacccgggcgctcAAATAAATGAGACATTTAAACATGAAATAAGAGAGCGAGGCTCGGGTCCGACGGGCGGAGAGGGCCCTTCCTCGGGAGCCGCGGGGGAGGCGCGCGGGCGGCCGGAGTCTCCCAGCGCCGCCCAGGGGCCCCCAGACCCCGCGCGGGTGCCCCCGGCCGCGCACACCGCGGGGGGCGGCGCCGTTCCCAGGCAACGgctgcggccccgcccccactctCACGCACGCCCTCACGCACGCCCTCACGCACGCCCGCACGCCGCAGGAGCGTCGCACGGCCGCCGGCTGAGCGTGACCTCTCGCGCGCGCGGCGCAGGGAGCCCGAGCCCGCGGACGCCCGCCCCCCACGCCCGCCCAGCCAATCAGAGACGGCCGTGCGCGTCCGGGCGCGCGACCGTTGTCCCCGCGGCGgggcctccccgccccacccccactgcgGGCCCGGCCCGCGGGGGCCGGCGTTGGGGGCCGCGGGCGGCGTCCGGGGCGCCTCCCGTGGTGCGCGCGGGCGCCCGCCTCCCCAGCCCGGCCCCCCCCTTCGCCAGCCCCGCGGGCGAGACAGTCCCGGGAGAGGCGCCCGCTGCTAAtggcggccgcggcgggggcggg GCCGCCTCCACTCGCGTGTCCGCAGCGCCCCCAGCGGGAGTTGCCGTTTCCGGTGCTGTCGGCGCTGGAGGAGTCGGAGCGCCGGGCCGGGgtcggcggggcggggaggggcggggcggggcggggcggggaggccgggccgggccgggcgggcgggcgcgcccCTGCCTCCCGCCCCCAGTGGCCGGCACGTGcctccgcgccccccgccgcccgggcgcccaccccctgccctgcagctGCTCCGTGCGGCGTGCGCGCCCGCCTGCGACTCGGCTGGAAAGCTGTGAGGTTGCAGCTCGAGTGGCCGGGGATTGTGCCCCAAAGCCATCTAGTTATTGCTGGAAACTGCGAGGGTGA